A genomic window from Candidatus Kouleothrix ribensis includes:
- a CDS encoding YtxH domain-containing protein: protein MSQRTNDALFLAGLVLGAVAGAAAAALLTPRSGAEAREQVAERGLELKNRAEDAVQRAQQVASDTVAKVQTAAHDLLKHGPAADATGHGGGI, encoded by the coding sequence ATGAGCCAGCGAACGAACGATGCATTATTTCTAGCCGGGCTGGTGCTTGGCGCGGTGGCCGGCGCGGCCGCTGCCGCACTGCTCACACCCCGCAGCGGCGCCGAAGCGCGCGAGCAGGTAGCCGAGCGCGGGCTCGAGCTGAAAAACCGCGCCGAGGATGCCGTGCAGCGTGCCCAGCAGGTCGCCAGCGACACGGTTGCCAAGGTACAGACGGCCGCACACGATCTGCTCAAGCACGGCCCAGCCGCCGACGCAACCGGCCATGGCGGGGGGATCTGA